A segment of the Lolium perenne isolate Kyuss_39 chromosome 3, Kyuss_2.0, whole genome shotgun sequence genome:
AAGCATGTCAAAGTAAGCATCATTTCCTTTTATTCTGTCCTTGCGATCATGCTTAGATTACGGAGGACAGTGACTAATCAATGCCATTTGGCCTATTTCATGTAATACAGTCCAACTTTACTGATTTGCTGAGATAAGAGAAACTTTACTACTCTATAACGTTCCAATTCTGAATTATATTATTCCATTTCCGTATGAAAAAAAAAAATTACGCCATCGTACGCTGTATATCTGAAGCATGCATATGAAAGCAATCTCTTAAATGCTACTGCACATATTTCTCTTTACTCTTTCTGTAGTCTTAACTACTGATAAGTACAGAACAAGAATGTTGCTTCTCAAGAATAAATGCTAATGCATAGATTTCTCTTTACTACATTCTAAACAATTAAGGTGAATATCTCTGCCAGCTAAGGATGTTGCTTCTGAAGAATATCCTATTAGGCAAATCCAATGTTTAATTAGAAAAATAAATGATGGACATGGTTACTGGAAAGGAGGTGAATAAGACATTCTGCCTCCACTCCCAACTGCAATATCAGTGTTGTTGGAACGTCACACTTAGGATCTTTGTATGTCAGTTGTCTTGCGTGCGTGCTTATCATGAtgattttcctcagttttacagtCATTTGTGTTGTTAGACTTACTTTCACACTATCAGTGAGCAAATAGTCAACTTAGAAAAAGATATTTCAGTTCATCATCATAGAAGAAAATATTACTATGGTTTGGTTTATGGAAAATTGAGAAAATATATTATTTCTTTCATCAAGCAATCTATTTATTAGTTAACTTTTGAATCTGAAATGTTAGTGTAACATTTGCATTATTGCTATGAACAAATTAGCTGCTCTCTCTTAAATGCATTTTGGGTGAGGTGTGCCTCCTTGTGTATATTGCTGAGTATGACATTCGAACAGCCTTCTTTAAGAATGTTGGTGTCCAGATGTGCACTTGTATCACTTGCCATATGCGTACTTGTCGTGTTAAGCCTGGAAATATTTGAATCTATAACCTGATCACAGGTTTCACTTATGAAATGGAATTGGGGAGTGACCCCCCTATTAATCTaaaatgtatatttgaattgaacCAAACCATGAAGGTAACATTTGACAAAACCGTGTGAAGTTTGTGCGTTCTTTTTGTCCCAATGTTCTGTAGCTTTCATTCCATCTAAAGTTAACACGGTTACAACTTCGTGTTTTCTTCATCTTTTTTAGGTTGGTATTCTTGGGAATGCAGTTGATTTTCATGACAGTGATCCTAGCAACAGTACAGTGGCAAGTAACAATGAACGAAGAAAAATGATGATAGCATTTGACATGAGGTAGGTTTGGTAGCTTCTGTTTGCAGTTAATAGTAGTTAACTGCATGCACACTATTAATTGGAATATTAATTTTTTTTCCCTAGATGCGTTGGCTTCATCATGGCAAAGATGGTTCTCAGAGAGCTCATGGATTCATCAACATTTCTAAAATTCAAGTCCTTCTTGAATAAGGTGTTTTTTTGTGTGCATTCCCCTTGAGTTATTCCTTTGTGCGGCTTGTCATTCCATCCTTGTTCTCGCAATGGCATTGTATGCCTAATACAGTATAATCGCTTTGCATCTAAGCCCTGAATGTTGAGAATATTTTTGGGAAAATCTGCACGGATATTAGTAAAAATATTAGAAATACCATCCTAAGCTACCTCCTTCCGTCCATAAAATAATGTCTCAACTTTGTCTAAATTTTCATGTACGTACACTctaaaacacgtctagatacatgcgtatctagacaaagttgagacatccttttatggataGAGAAAGTAAGATATATCTGATGAATACACATTGACCGCACATAATTTCTGTTAAGAAGAAAGGCTGCAACAACCACATAATTACAGTCGTAAGAGGGACAATGGTCCATAAATCCTAAAGGACTTCTACCAAATATACAAACTTAGCAGCTACTGCTCGATCCCCTTCTGGCGGTTGGGCATGCCAACATGCTCTCCATAATTGTTCAGTAATATTGGGGATTTAGAGCTTCGCCTTATTGCAAGATCTTAGATGTCCTTTTGACTTGCAATGTTACAGCCGTTTAGGTCTGTTTGAAATTTAACACCACATATTCATGCAGGTGACTTCAACTTTTTAAGTTTTTAAAAATGTGTATAGTGGAACTAAGAAAACTATGACTCCATGATCAGTAACCTATATTGCAGGGAAATGATCCATCATGTCTGCGTGAGTTCCTTGTACCAATTCTAAGCCAAAATTCTCCATCTGGGAATATTGGCCTGCAGGTAAGGATTTATATCTACAGTATATTATCACGACATGTTATTTCTTGAAGCTATCTAATGTTATCGTGGTTTTCTGTTGTTATTCTTAGATGCTAGATAGGAACTGGGGTGCTGGTTGGAATCTTTTGGCCTTACTACTAGCAACAAAACCTGACAAAAGGATAAGGTAAGATTAATCCTACTGATAGTAATTCTACAAGCTAAATATGGAAATTTGGAACAGGTTTGATACTGGCATTAGATAATTCGAAATTCTTACTTTCTTATATTAACTTAATCTGCAGTTGCATCGATGCACTCCGACATCCGTTCCTTTGTGGACCTAAATGGCGTATAAGTCCAACTGTGAATGTTGTCCGTTGGGGCTTGGGATCTACTGCTGTCCGCCTGGCTGAAGATTATATTTATGGTCATCATCAGGTATTATTTTTCTGACATACTGTATGACTCAAGCTGAATCTCCAGCCCAAATGTTCACAAGATGCTTGAGCTTCGATCCAAAGAGAACCTGACACTTGCAGTGAAAGCTATCATTCGTAACTTATATGAAGAACTGTGACGGAAGCCCTTTTAACTTATAAAGCTTCATTTACCATGTTTACAGCGTAGACGGTTAGCATATTTCATTGAGTTGATGGAGGTGCTGAACCCTAATCCAAGAACAGAGGTAACTGTTATGTTCCTGCTCCAAGTTCTGATAAATGTTAATTATAAATACCGTGTGAGGTGAACTTTGTTCTGAGCTAATTGACTGCCTGAGCTTAGTTTTTTTGAGATAAGCCGTTATAGTTTCTTGATCACAACGATTGTAGGGTTAACATGTGATGAGTTCACTTGATCTATTTGTTATATTCTGCCGTGTGTCCATAGAAAATTCAAGAGAGATCATTTTAATTCCCTATTTGTTTTGCAGGATAGATGGTTCTTGTTATCAATGTATTTCCAAtttatttttgtttcttttttcaaTTCATGTGTTCTCTTCTTGACATGATTACTTATATGTATTTATTTTTTGCTTTTGTTTACTTAGAATTGGCTTTCCCTCCTTCCTGGTCGTTGGTGCCTCTTATACTGTACTGGAAGGCACATCGGTCTAACACTTCGTCAGGCTACCCCCAGAGTCTTGATCACTGATGCGTTCCTCACATTTGCTGAAACTCCAGAGTCTGTTGATCCTGTTTTATCCCTGACATCAGAAATTGGTTTCAAAATTATGCCAGAATCTGACTGGCCTCATGACAAATCTGGCACTGAAGGAATTTTGTCGCTTACCACATCAGCAAGGATAACTCATGGGAGCATTTATACCAATGCAGATGATATTGAAGGGAGGAGGATTACATCTTCTGGTTATCTTCGTGGTAAATGGGGAAAAGCTTCAAATATCAAGCAGCTGCCAGCTAGCCTCCCTGCAGCAAGCATTAATGTCGACGATGACGAAGTCGACGTGTCGATGAGTTGCGGGTCCACTTTGAATGTCAATTCTGCACGGAAAGTGCTGCAAGAGGTCCGTACTCAGACCCCGCCAGAAATGTTCGACTTGTCAAAGATTGTTTGCGGTACCTACATTGATTCAAGGTTGATGATTCTTCGCGGTGTCAATGGGTCGGCTTTACTTTTCATTAGATCAAATCGCATGTCTGACTCCTGACTCCTGAAGAGAACATTGTAATCCATTTTTCCTGTACATTCTTGTATCTCTAGGTG
Coding sequences within it:
- the LOC127343166 gene encoding probable plastid-lipid-associated protein 14, chloroplastic — protein: MPLAAAAAAACPTPIGLGPRPTSCRASAQPRRFRRRFRLEASSSASAPAPAKADEGGGAGPCPVVRFDMADFTIADRVSVGLHGRSDEMIFEATVRDPSSELYGSTVVLRQLTSSQAKRRGRRALEVLKKLARRQMMYHSYAMQVHGYVTPTKAMDVEEVDAPLVLVHGYHGSYSLRHWLQLSDWLPTLEATLALDEEQVRRVGDDSIGGPAVTRQLRLIRILMRDLLIGVNYLHSHGMAHTELRLENVHVSPVDKHVKVGILGNAVDFHDSDPSNSTVASNNERRKMMIAFDMRCVGFIMAKMVLRELMDSSTFLKFKSFLNKGNDPSCLREFLVPILSQNSPSGNIGLQMLDRNWGAGWNLLALLLATKPDKRISCIDALRHPFLCGPKWRISPTVNVVRWGLGSTAVRLAEDYIYGHHQRRRLAYFIELMEVLNPNPRTENWLSLLPGRWCLLYCTGRHIGLTLRQATPRVLITDAFLTFAETPESVDPVLSLTSEIGFKIMPESDWPHDKSGTEGILSLTTSARITHGSIYTNADDIEGRRITSSGYLRGKWGKASNIKQLPASLPAASINVDDDEVDVSMSCGSTLNVNSARKVLQEVRTQTPPEMFDLSKIVCGTYIDSRLMILRGVNGSALLFIRSNRMSDS